The following coding sequences are from one Rathayibacter sp. SW19 window:
- a CDS encoding metallopeptidase family protein has product MPRSRAAHVELPNSPVVTRNRHGRGARGPITGPHLPMLHNRIDFFDMTVASTADYLKGLWPKELEDVRFEVAAAPATALGDDEVERWRVDPAERIVLLFRVPIQRLSKLHRNDEFHRRLLVESCVFRAVAELLGKDPWDLAPERFRHY; this is encoded by the coding sequence ATGCCTCGTTCCCGTGCCGCTCATGTCGAGTTGCCGAATTCCCCTGTGGTCACGCGCAACCGGCACGGCCGCGGCGCTCGCGGCCCGATCACCGGCCCGCACCTGCCGATGCTGCACAACAGGATCGACTTCTTCGACATGACGGTCGCATCAACAGCCGACTACTTGAAGGGCCTCTGGCCGAAGGAACTCGAAGACGTGCGCTTCGAGGTCGCTGCGGCACCGGCAACCGCGCTCGGCGACGATGAGGTCGAACGCTGGCGCGTCGATCCGGCCGAGCGCATCGTACTCTTGTTTCGTGTGCCGATCCAGCGGTTGAGCAAGCTCCACCGCAACGACGAGTTCCACCGCCGTCTGCTGGTCGAAAGCTGTGTCTTCCGGGCTGTCGCCGAACTCCTCGGCAAGGATCCCTGGGATCTCGCGCCCGAGCGCTTCCGCCACTACTAA
- a CDS encoding DUF3499 family protein → MSQSYVEHRAIVWTAMPRRLCSRVACAEDAVATLTYVYADSMAVLGPLSITPEPHSYDLCAGHAERLSAPKGWQIIRHAVFGETGYGG, encoded by the coding sequence ATGTCGCAATCCTACGTCGAGCACCGCGCGATAGTCTGGACGGCGATGCCGAGACGATTGTGTTCGCGCGTGGCCTGTGCCGAAGATGCCGTGGCCACCCTCACGTATGTCTACGCGGACTCGATGGCCGTTCTCGGCCCGCTCAGCATTACACCCGAGCCGCACAGCTACGATCTGTGTGCCGGGCACGCGGAACGGCTGTCCGCACCGAAGGGCTGGCAGATCATCCGGCACGCGGTCTTCGGCGAAACCGGTTACGGCGGCTGA
- the ahcY gene encoding adenosylhomocysteinase yields MTSLHPDLTTPESETTATPASRSASLPYRVADLSLAESGRHQLRLAENEMPGLMALRAEFGESKPLTGARIAGSLHMTVQTAVLIETLVALGAQVRWASCNIFSTQDEAAAAVAVGPTGTVLQPVGVPVFAWKGESLEEYWWCTQQIFDWSAEAAASGADWRGPNMILDDGGDATMLVHLGRQFEQAGAVPDPTDADSHEYRVVLEALRASLAADAGRWTRIAADIRGVTEETTTGVHRLYELARDGKLLFPAINVNDSVTKSKFDNKYGIRHSLPDGLNRATDVLIGGKIAFVVGYGDVGKGAAEALRGQGARVIVSEVDPINALQAAMDGFQVARIESVVGEADIFVSCTGNLNVITVEHMLAMKHQAIVANVGHFDNEIDMAGLEQVAGATKIQIKPQVHEWRLPTGRSILILSEGRLMNLGNATGHPSFVMSNSFSNQVLAQMELWCHPENYPLGVYVLPKILDEKVARLHLDALGVELTTLTPQQAAYIGVEVDGPYKVEQYRY; encoded by the coding sequence ATGACTTCGTTGCACCCTGATCTGACCACGCCCGAGTCCGAGACAACAGCCACGCCGGCGAGTCGGAGCGCGTCGCTGCCGTATCGGGTCGCCGACCTGTCGCTGGCAGAATCCGGTCGCCACCAGCTGCGACTTGCCGAGAATGAGATGCCGGGCCTGATGGCCTTGCGCGCCGAGTTCGGCGAATCGAAGCCGCTGACCGGCGCGCGCATCGCCGGCTCCCTGCACATGACCGTGCAGACCGCCGTGCTGATCGAAACCCTCGTTGCCCTCGGCGCTCAGGTGCGCTGGGCCAGCTGCAACATCTTCTCCACGCAAGACGAGGCGGCGGCCGCGGTGGCCGTCGGACCCACCGGCACGGTTCTGCAGCCGGTCGGCGTGCCCGTGTTCGCCTGGAAAGGCGAGAGCCTCGAGGAATACTGGTGGTGCACCCAGCAGATCTTCGACTGGAGTGCCGAGGCGGCAGCATCCGGAGCCGACTGGCGCGGCCCGAACATGATCCTCGACGACGGCGGCGACGCGACGATGCTCGTGCACCTCGGCCGCCAATTCGAGCAGGCCGGCGCCGTTCCCGACCCGACGGATGCCGACAGCCACGAGTATCGCGTCGTTCTGGAAGCTTTGCGTGCGTCGCTGGCCGCCGACGCCGGCCGGTGGACGCGGATCGCCGCCGACATCCGCGGCGTGACGGAGGAAACGACGACCGGCGTGCACCGGTTGTACGAGCTGGCTCGCGACGGCAAGCTGCTGTTCCCCGCGATCAACGTGAACGACTCCGTCACGAAGTCGAAGTTCGACAACAAGTACGGCATTCGGCACTCGCTGCCCGACGGCCTCAATCGCGCGACCGACGTGCTGATCGGCGGCAAGATCGCCTTCGTGGTCGGCTATGGCGACGTCGGCAAGGGCGCAGCAGAGGCGCTGCGCGGTCAGGGTGCACGGGTGATCGTCAGTGAGGTCGACCCGATCAACGCCCTGCAGGCGGCCATGGACGGCTTCCAGGTGGCACGCATCGAGTCGGTCGTCGGCGAGGCCGACATTTTCGTCTCCTGCACCGGTAACCTCAACGTGATCACGGTCGAGCACATGCTGGCGATGAAGCATCAGGCGATCGTCGCGAACGTCGGGCACTTCGACAACGAGATCGACATGGCGGGGCTGGAGCAGGTCGCCGGCGCCACGAAGATTCAGATCAAGCCGCAGGTGCACGAGTGGCGGCTGCCGACTGGGCGCAGCATCCTGATTCTCAGCGAAGGACGCCTGATGAATCTCGGGAACGCGACCGGGCATCCGTCGTTCGTAATGAGCAACTCGTTCTCGAACCAGGTACTCGCGCAGATGGAACTGTGGTGCCACCCGGAGAACTATCCGCTCGGGGTCTATGTTCTGCCGAAGATCCTCGACGAGAAGGTGGCGCGTCTGCACCTGGACGCGCTCGGCGTCGAGCTGACGACACTCACGCCGCAGCAGGCCGCATACATCGGCGTCGAGGTCGACGGGCCGTACAAGGTCGAGCAGTACAGGTACTGA